In the Rhabdothermincola sediminis genome, one interval contains:
- the hisA gene encoding 1-(5-phosphoribosyl)-5-[(5-phosphoribosylamino)methylideneamino]imidazole-4-carboxamide isomerase — MDLYPAIDLRGGRCVRLFQGDYARETVYHDDPVAQARVFAAAGAGWLHVVDLDAARTGHPANRNAVARIASAVDVRVQTGGGVRDEAAADALFEAGAARVVLGTAALEQPALVARLAARYPVAVGLDARGRDVAVRGWVRSSGHDLLDVARGFEDQGVEALVVTEIGRDGTLEGPDVEGLAEVLDATSLDVIASGGVGSLDDLRTLAALRGRRGRALAGVIVGRALYEERFTVAEALATLAEAGGC, encoded by the coding sequence ATGGACCTGTATCCCGCCATCGACCTGCGCGGCGGTCGCTGCGTACGGCTCTTCCAGGGCGACTACGCCCGAGAGACCGTGTACCACGACGACCCGGTCGCACAGGCCCGGGTGTTCGCTGCCGCCGGCGCCGGGTGGCTGCACGTGGTCGACCTCGACGCGGCCCGCACAGGACACCCCGCCAACCGCAACGCCGTGGCGCGGATCGCCAGCGCGGTGGACGTGCGGGTCCAGACCGGGGGAGGGGTGCGCGACGAGGCCGCCGCGGACGCGTTGTTCGAGGCCGGGGCGGCCCGGGTCGTGCTGGGCACCGCGGCGCTGGAGCAGCCCGCCCTGGTGGCGAGGCTCGCGGCGCGGTACCCGGTCGCCGTGGGGCTCGATGCCCGCGGTCGCGACGTGGCGGTTCGCGGCTGGGTCCGCAGCAGCGGCCACGACCTGCTGGACGTGGCCCGCGGCTTCGAGGACCAGGGGGTGGAGGCGCTGGTGGTCACCGAGATCGGCCGCGACGGCACCCTTGAGGGTCCCGATGTGGAGGGGCTGGCCGAGGTGCTCGACGCGACCTCGCTTGACGTCATCGCCTCGGGGGGTGTGGGCAGTCTCGACGACCTGCGAACCTTGGCCGCGCTGCGTGGTCGCCGCGGTCGCGCCCTGGCCGGGGTGATCGTCGGCCGGGCGCTCTACGAAGAGCGCTTCACGGTGGCCGAGGCGCTGGCCACGCTGGCTGAGGCAGGGGGTTGCTGA
- the hisH gene encoding imidazole glycerol phosphate synthase subunit HisH, producing the protein MTLIAVLDYGIGNLRSAQKALQHVGADARLTADPRLVREAAGVVLPGVGSFGRCMEALRDSGLDVAALEAIERGTPFFGICVGMQLLYGRSEESPGVAGLGVLEGEVRALPEGVKRPQMQWNVLDIVRPSPMLDSLSEPIWMYFVHSYAADHGGGVIATCDYGGPVVAAVQRDHVWATQFHPEKSGAAGLAVLRNFVGAATGRAAA; encoded by the coding sequence GTGACCCTCATCGCCGTCCTGGACTACGGCATCGGGAACCTGCGCTCCGCCCAGAAGGCCCTCCAGCACGTGGGGGCCGATGCCCGCCTGACCGCCGACCCCCGGTTGGTGCGCGAGGCGGCAGGTGTGGTGCTGCCGGGGGTCGGCTCGTTCGGGCGTTGCATGGAGGCCCTGCGGGACAGCGGGCTCGACGTGGCCGCGCTGGAGGCGATCGAGCGCGGCACGCCGTTCTTCGGCATCTGCGTGGGGATGCAACTGCTGTACGGGCGCTCCGAGGAGTCACCGGGCGTCGCCGGCCTCGGGGTTCTCGAGGGGGAGGTCCGGGCGCTTCCCGAAGGGGTTAAGCGGCCACAGATGCAGTGGAACGTGCTCGACATCGTGCGGCCCTCGCCCATGCTCGATTCGCTGTCCGAGCCCATCTGGATGTACTTCGTGCACTCCTATGCCGCCGACCACGGCGGGGGCGTGATCGCCACCTGCGACTACGGCGGGCCGGTGGTCGCCGCGGTCCAGCGGGACCACGTCTGGGCCACCCAGTTCCATCCCGAGAAGTCGGGGGCGGCGGGGCTGGCCGTCCTGCGCAACTTCGTCGGTGCCGCCACAGGGCGGGCGGCCGCCTGA
- the hisB gene encoding imidazoleglycerol-phosphate dehydratase HisB — MTTSSSGSARRSSRHRTTKETEVSVELALDGTGAVEVATGIPFFDHMLTQLGRHGGFDLSLRAAGDLEVDAHHTVEDVGIVLGEAFGDALGDKAGVRRFASNRVPLDEALVDVALDLSGRPYLHYEVAFPGEKILGEPPFDPQLVEEFWRAFATAGALTLHITLVRGRNTHHIVEATFKSVARSLRDAVRVEGTGVPSTKGVL, encoded by the coding sequence ATGACGACCAGTTCCTCCGGCTCGGCCCGGCGGTCCTCCCGCCATCGCACCACCAAGGAGACCGAGGTGTCCGTTGAGCTCGCCCTCGACGGCACCGGCGCGGTCGAGGTGGCCACGGGCATCCCCTTCTTCGACCACATGCTCACCCAGCTCGGCCGTCACGGTGGGTTCGACCTCAGCCTGCGGGCAGCGGGGGATCTGGAGGTCGACGCCCACCACACGGTCGAGGATGTCGGCATCGTGCTCGGCGAGGCCTTCGGGGACGCCCTGGGCGACAAGGCCGGCGTTCGCCGGTTCGCGTCCAACCGGGTGCCGTTGGACGAGGCCCTGGTCGACGTGGCCCTCGACCTGTCGGGTCGTCCGTACCTGCACTACGAGGTGGCGTTCCCTGGGGAGAAGATCCTCGGGGAGCCGCCGTTCGATCCGCAGCTGGTGGAGGAGTTCTGGCGGGCCTTTGCCACCGCCGGGGCGCTGACCCTGCACATCACGCTGGTCCGCGGCCGCAACACGCACCACATCGTCGAGGCCACGTTCAAGTCCGTGGCCCGCTCGCTGCGGGACGCCGTGCGGGTCGAAGGCACGGGCGTGCCCTCCACCAAGGGTGTGTTGTGA
- the hisC gene encoding histidinol-phosphate transaminase → MTPTPRADVALMDGYHSPQLEVAVRLNTNESPEPPPAAWVDELARAARTIAWNRYPDRDATELRAAIARLHGVDPGQVFPANGSNEVLQTVLLAYAGAGRRVAVWEPTYALHGHIARLVGSTVVEGERGPDFSLDLAEVRRLLDDPDPPSVAFLCSPNNPTGVVDSPDAVREVLALARARGCLLVVDEAYGQFAPWSALELVADDQPLVVTRTFSKTWSMAAGRLGYLVGPAAVVEQLFKVVLPYHLDSFKQLAGRLALEYVDEMEARVSHLVEERGRLVAALGELPVEVWPSGANFVLFRPIERDGRAVWEALVERSVLVRDCSSWPRLEGCLRVTIGTTEEDDAFLTALTEILT, encoded by the coding sequence GTGACCCCGACCCCTCGCGCCGATGTGGCGTTGATGGACGGGTACCACTCACCACAGCTCGAAGTGGCCGTCCGCCTCAACACCAACGAGTCACCGGAGCCCCCGCCCGCAGCCTGGGTGGACGAGCTGGCACGGGCGGCCCGGACCATCGCCTGGAACCGCTACCCCGACCGGGACGCGACCGAGCTGCGGGCCGCCATCGCCCGGCTCCACGGTGTGGATCCCGGCCAGGTGTTCCCGGCGAACGGCTCGAACGAGGTGCTCCAGACGGTGCTGCTGGCGTACGCGGGAGCAGGCCGGAGGGTCGCGGTCTGGGAGCCGACCTACGCCCTGCACGGCCACATCGCCCGGCTGGTCGGCTCGACCGTCGTGGAGGGGGAACGGGGCCCGGACTTCTCGCTGGACCTGGCGGAGGTCCGCCGGCTCCTCGACGATCCGGATCCGCCATCGGTGGCGTTCCTCTGCTCACCCAACAACCCGACGGGGGTGGTCGACTCGCCCGACGCCGTTCGGGAGGTCCTCGCGCTGGCCCGGGCCCGTGGGTGCCTGCTCGTCGTCGACGAGGCCTACGGTCAGTTCGCGCCCTGGTCGGCCCTCGAGTTGGTGGCCGACGACCAGCCGCTGGTGGTGACCCGCACCTTCTCCAAGACCTGGTCCATGGCCGCGGGTCGACTCGGTTACCTGGTCGGGCCGGCAGCCGTGGTCGAGCAGCTCTTCAAGGTCGTGCTGCCGTACCACCTTGACTCGTTCAAGCAGCTCGCGGGCCGTCTGGCCCTGGAGTACGTCGACGAGATGGAAGCCCGGGTCTCGCACCTGGTGGAGGAGCGCGGTCGGCTGGTCGCCGCGCTGGGTGAGCTGCCCGTGGAAGTGTGGCCGTCGGGGGCCAACTTCGTGCTCTTCCGGCCCATCGAGCGCGATGGTCGGGCGGTGTGGGAGGCACTCGTGGAGCGCTCGGTGCTGGTGCGGGACTGCAGCTCGTGGCCACGTCTGGAGGGCTGCCTCCGGGTCACGATCGGCACCACCGAGGAGGACGACGCGTTCCTCACCGCACTCACGGAGATCCTCACATGA
- the hisD gene encoding histidinol dehydrogenase, with amino-acid sequence MLNRVDLRGVTDLRGALPRPVSTGEPPLAAVRAILDDVRDRGDAALREYTERFDGVALEDLRVPARELERALGAIPDPVREAIAAAHDAIRDFHQAQRHPERIYERDGIVVRERAVPVDRAGLYVPGGRGAYPSTVLMTAVPARVAGVPELVLCVPPDRERGAVAEVTLAAAALAGVEEVYAVGGAQAVAAMAYGTESIRPVDVIAGPGNVYVALAKQEVAGIVGVPSAFAGPSEIVVVADDSTPVELAAIDLIVQAEHGPDGAAWLITWSESAAEAIDRAVARLARVAPRRTEIESTLRNGGHLALVDDAEQAIELANLIAPEHLQLMASDPDRLVPLVRHAGAVFCGPFSPASVGDYLAGPSHVLPTAGTARFASALTVGDFLKQLHVISLDRAAFEKVAPYVHTLAEIEGFDAHARSILLRTTAPAGEAAP; translated from the coding sequence GTGCTGAACCGTGTCGATCTCCGTGGTGTCACCGATCTCCGCGGCGCTCTGCCGCGGCCGGTCAGCACCGGTGAGCCGCCGCTGGCAGCCGTGCGGGCGATCCTCGACGACGTGCGTGACCGCGGCGATGCCGCCCTGCGCGAGTACACCGAGCGCTTCGACGGCGTGGCCCTTGAGGACCTGCGCGTTCCGGCCCGGGAGCTCGAGCGGGCGCTGGGCGCGATCCCCGACCCGGTCCGGGAGGCGATCGCCGCCGCCCACGACGCCATCCGCGACTTCCACCAGGCTCAGCGGCACCCGGAGAGGATCTACGAGCGTGACGGCATCGTGGTGCGGGAGCGGGCGGTCCCCGTGGACCGGGCCGGGTTGTACGTGCCGGGAGGGCGGGGGGCCTACCCCTCGACGGTGCTGATGACCGCGGTCCCCGCCCGGGTGGCCGGCGTGCCCGAGCTCGTGCTGTGCGTGCCCCCCGACCGTGAGCGGGGGGCGGTGGCCGAGGTGACCCTGGCGGCAGCCGCCCTCGCCGGGGTCGAGGAGGTCTACGCGGTGGGCGGCGCGCAGGCCGTCGCCGCGATGGCCTACGGCACCGAGTCGATCCGCCCGGTGGATGTCATCGCCGGTCCAGGGAACGTCTACGTCGCGCTCGCCAAGCAGGAGGTGGCGGGCATCGTGGGCGTCCCGTCGGCGTTCGCTGGGCCCTCGGAGATCGTGGTCGTGGCCGACGACTCCACCCCGGTCGAGCTGGCCGCGATCGACCTCATCGTCCAGGCCGAGCACGGGCCCGACGGCGCGGCCTGGCTGATCACCTGGTCCGAGTCAGCGGCCGAGGCGATCGACCGGGCGGTCGCCCGGCTGGCCAGGGTCGCGCCCCGGCGGACCGAGATCGAATCGACACTCCGCAACGGCGGCCACCTGGCCCTGGTCGACGACGCCGAGCAGGCCATCGAGCTGGCAAACCTCATCGCCCCCGAGCACCTCCAGCTCATGGCGTCGGATCCCGACCGGCTGGTCCCGCTGGTCCGTCACGCCGGCGCGGTGTTCTGTGGCCCCTTCTCACCGGCCTCCGTGGGTGACTACCTCGCCGGCCCGAGCCACGTCCTGCCCACCGCCGGTACCGCTCGCTTCGCCAGCGCGCTGACGGTCGGCGATTTCCTCAAGCAGCTCCACGTCATCAGCCTCGACCGGGCGGCGTTCGAGAAGGTGGCGCCGTACGTGCACACCCTCGCCGAGATCGAAGGTTTCGACGCCCACGCCCGGTCGATCCTGCTGCGCACCACGGCTCCCGCCGGCGAGGCCGCCCCGTGA
- the nth gene encoding endonuclease III, with protein MGRPRTPAGRARETMRRLAEEYPEARCELDHTNAFELLVATILSAQCTDARVNQVTPALFARYPTPEDLASARPEDVEELIRSTGFYKNKTRSLLGMAAALTERFGGEVPGAMEDLVTIPGVGRKTANVVRSVALGLPGLPVDTHVLRLAKRLGLTTSSDPVKVEHELNAMIPPAERGPFSLRLILHGRRVCVARRPRCEACVLADFCPKVGV; from the coding sequence ATGGGTCGACCCCGTACGCCTGCCGGGCGGGCGCGAGAGACGATGCGGCGCCTCGCCGAGGAGTACCCCGAGGCCCGCTGCGAGCTCGATCACACCAACGCGTTCGAGCTGCTGGTGGCGACGATCCTGTCGGCTCAGTGCACGGACGCCCGGGTGAACCAGGTGACCCCGGCGCTGTTCGCGCGGTACCCGACCCCCGAGGACCTGGCGTCGGCCCGCCCGGAGGACGTCGAGGAACTGATCCGCTCCACCGGGTTCTACAAGAACAAGACCCGCAGCCTGCTGGGCATGGCCGCCGCGCTGACTGAGCGCTTCGGGGGCGAGGTCCCCGGGGCGATGGAGGATCTGGTCACGATCCCCGGCGTGGGCCGCAAGACGGCCAACGTGGTCCGCAGCGTCGCGCTGGGCCTGCCGGGGCTGCCGGTCGACACCCACGTGCTCCGGCTGGCCAAGCGGCTGGGCCTCACCACCTCGAGTGACCCGGTGAAGGTCGAGCACGAGCTGAACGCTATGATCCCCCCCGCCGAAAGGGGTCCGTTCAGCCTGCGCCTCATCCTCCACGGCCGCCGGGTCTGTGTCGCCCGGCGGCCGCGTTGCGAGGCGTGTGTGCTGGCGGACTTCTGCCCGAAGGTCGGCGTCTGA
- the mshD gene encoding mycothiol synthase, which yields MLALAAEPPLADARPANELAAIEQALAELDHRDLPDRGAALLRQAAELARAAGSVLRLEAQPSPAELDAAATRAGLQLTRDLLQLRRPLPIAEHTDLPVRAFVPDQDEPAWLELNNRAFAWHPDQAGWSVADLRTREREPWFDPRGFLLHERDGRLVGFCWTKVHRDEQRPIGEIYVIAVDPAFHGRGLGRELAIAGLEHLGSLGLDTAMLYVEANNEPALALYRSLGFEHHHSHRWYRSGGP from the coding sequence ATGCTCGCGCTGGCCGCCGAACCACCTCTGGCAGATGCCCGCCCGGCCAACGAGCTCGCCGCCATCGAACAGGCCCTCGCCGAGCTCGACCACCGGGACCTCCCGGACCGTGGCGCGGCGCTCCTGCGGCAGGCGGCCGAGCTGGCCCGAGCCGCGGGCTCGGTGCTGCGCCTGGAGGCGCAGCCCTCACCGGCCGAGCTCGACGCCGCCGCCACCAGGGCAGGCCTCCAGCTCACCCGTGACCTGCTCCAGCTCCGGCGCCCGCTCCCGATCGCCGAGCACACCGACCTGCCCGTTCGGGCCTTCGTGCCCGATCAGGACGAACCGGCGTGGCTCGAGCTGAACAACCGGGCGTTCGCCTGGCATCCCGACCAGGCGGGCTGGTCGGTCGCCGACCTTCGGACCCGCGAGCGTGAGCCCTGGTTCGATCCCCGGGGCTTCCTCCTCCACGAGCGCGACGGCCGCCTCGTCGGCTTCTGCTGGACCAAGGTCCATCGGGACGAGCAGCGACCGATCGGCGAGATCTACGTGATCGCGGTCGACCCGGCCTTCCACGGCCGGGGGCTCGGCCGGGAGCTGGCCATCGCCGGGCTCGAGCACCTCGGTTCGCTCGGACTCGACACGGCCATGCTGTACGTGGAGGCCAACAACGAGCCGGCCCTGGCGCTGTACCGGTCCCTGGGCTTCGAGCACCACCACTCCCATCGCTGGTACCGCTCCGGCGGGCCGTAG
- the rlmN gene encoding 23S rRNA (adenine(2503)-C(2))-methyltransferase RlmN — protein MVSLYDLDRADLARVLDGEPRYRVDQVWSGLHRKARLPEELTDVPKAIRASLAAAHPPALVEMGRMVTDQGDTVKWLWRLPDGKRVETVLMHYPDRSTVCVSTQAGCAMGCGFCATGQAGFDRQLSTGEIVEQVIRAAREAAPRRVSNVVFMGMGEPLANYDATWAAIERLHDAVGISARHLTVSTVGIVPGIRRLAREALPVNLAVSLHAANDRLRDELVPINRRYPLADLAAACRDHVAATNRRLSFEWALIDGVNDRLDDARELAALARELRAHVNLIPLNPTPGYPTRGTPPARVRDFAARLRSLGVNATVRANRGGDIDAACGQLRAAQAGSPREPGQPVTLSERAR, from the coding sequence GTGGTGTCCCTGTACGACCTGGACCGGGCCGACCTGGCGCGGGTGCTCGACGGCGAGCCGCGCTACCGGGTGGACCAGGTCTGGTCGGGCCTGCACCGCAAGGCCCGGTTGCCCGAGGAGCTGACCGACGTGCCGAAGGCGATCCGGGCGTCGCTGGCGGCGGCCCACCCACCCGCGCTGGTCGAGATGGGCCGGATGGTGACCGACCAGGGTGACACCGTGAAGTGGCTCTGGCGGTTGCCCGACGGCAAGCGGGTCGAGACCGTGCTGATGCACTACCCGGACCGCTCCACGGTGTGCGTGAGCACGCAAGCCGGCTGCGCGATGGGCTGCGGCTTCTGCGCCACGGGGCAGGCAGGGTTCGATCGGCAGCTCAGCACCGGTGAGATCGTGGAGCAGGTGATCCGGGCCGCCCGGGAGGCGGCGCCACGCCGGGTGTCGAACGTCGTGTTCATGGGCATGGGTGAACCGCTGGCCAACTACGACGCCACCTGGGCGGCGATCGAACGGCTCCACGATGCCGTGGGCATCTCGGCCCGCCACCTCACGGTGTCGACTGTCGGGATCGTCCCCGGCATCCGCCGGCTCGCCCGAGAGGCGCTCCCGGTGAACCTCGCGGTCTCGCTGCACGCCGCGAACGACCGGCTGCGCGACGAGCTGGTGCCGATCAACCGCCGCTACCCGCTGGCCGACCTGGCGGCGGCGTGCCGGGACCACGTGGCGGCGACGAACCGGAGGCTGTCCTTCGAGTGGGCCCTCATCGACGGGGTCAACGACCGGCTTGACGATGCCCGGGAACTGGCCGCCCTGGCCCGTGAGCTACGGGCACACGTGAATCTGATCCCCCTCAACCCCACACCGGGCTACCCCACCCGCGGCACGCCCCCGGCCCGGGTACGGGACTTCGCGGCGCGGCTGCGATCGCTCGGCGTGAACGCGACGGTGCGGGCCAACCGGGGTGGCGACATCGACGCCGCCTGCGGACAGCTGCGCGCCGCCCAGGCCGGCTCACCCCGGGAGCCGGGCCAGCCAGTGACCCTCAGCGAACGAGCACGGTGA
- a CDS encoding nucleotidyltransferase family protein, giving the protein MVAVVLAAGEGRRLRPLTLVRPKPLCPVGGVPLLDLALERAGRAAAACSVNVHHGRAALEDHLAANHPGVHLSVEAEQALGTAGALGKLRDWIGGRGTLVVNADTWAEADLAAFVAGWDGERVRLLVGGQPVFGPRMVVAAALMPWADVAALSPEPSGLYERCWAAADDAGRVEVVGHPGPVVDCGTPAGYLRANLLAADRSAGSIVAPTAQVSGSVERSVIGEEARVAGTVRDSVLWAGVEVAPAELLERAVRAAERVTVLVR; this is encoded by the coding sequence GTGGTCGCCGTGGTGCTGGCGGCCGGCGAGGGCCGGCGGCTCCGCCCTCTCACCCTGGTGCGGCCGAAGCCACTGTGCCCCGTCGGGGGGGTTCCACTGCTCGACCTGGCCCTCGAGCGCGCCGGGCGTGCCGCGGCAGCCTGCTCGGTGAACGTCCATCACGGCCGGGCGGCTCTAGAGGACCACCTCGCCGCCAACCATCCCGGCGTGCACCTGTCGGTGGAGGCGGAGCAGGCGCTGGGCACGGCCGGAGCGCTGGGGAAGCTGCGGGACTGGATCGGCGGGCGCGGCACCCTGGTCGTGAACGCAGACACCTGGGCCGAGGCGGACCTCGCCGCCTTCGTGGCCGGTTGGGACGGTGAGCGGGTCCGTCTGCTGGTGGGGGGCCAGCCCGTGTTCGGCCCTCGCATGGTGGTGGCGGCCGCCCTGATGCCCTGGGCCGACGTCGCGGCGCTCAGCCCGGAGCCCTCGGGGCTCTACGAGCGGTGCTGGGCGGCCGCCGACGACGCGGGGCGGGTCGAGGTCGTCGGTCATCCCGGCCCGGTCGTGGACTGCGGGACCCCCGCCGGGTACCTCCGGGCGAACCTGCTCGCCGCCGATCGGAGCGCGGGGTCGATCGTCGCCCCCACTGCGCAGGTGAGCGGGTCGGTCGAGCGGTCGGTGATCGGCGAGGAGGCCAGGGTGGCCGGGACGGTGCGGGACTCGGTGCTCTGGGCCGGTGTGGAGGTGGCGCCTGCAGAACTACTCGAGCGGGCGGTCCGGGCCGCGGAGCGGGTCACCGTGCTCGTTCGCTGA
- a CDS encoding MaoC family dehydratase gives MTTTVNGIAGLKEKVGQHLGFSDWVEITQERVNLFADATGDHQWIHVDPERAAKESPFGGPIAHGYLTLSLGPMLMPQILRVEGIRMGVNYGCGKVRFPAPVPVGAKLRLGAELVGVEDIPGGAQVTMTFTFECEGASKPSCVAEIIFRYYD, from the coding sequence ATGACCACCACCGTGAACGGCATCGCCGGCCTCAAGGAGAAGGTCGGCCAGCACTTGGGCTTCAGCGACTGGGTGGAGATCACCCAGGAACGGGTGAACCTCTTCGCCGACGCCACCGGCGACCATCAGTGGATCCACGTCGATCCCGAGCGGGCGGCGAAGGAGAGCCCTTTCGGTGGCCCCATCGCGCACGGCTACCTGACCCTGTCGCTCGGCCCGATGCTCATGCCCCAGATCCTGCGGGTGGAGGGCATCAGGATGGGGGTCAACTACGGCTGCGGGAAGGTGCGCTTCCCCGCCCCAGTCCCCGTCGGGGCGAAGCTGCGCCTGGGCGCCGAGCTGGTCGGAGTGGAGGACATCCCCGGCGGAGCGCAGGTGACGATGACCTTCACCTTCGAGTGCGAAGGGGCCTCGAAGCCCTCCTGCGTGGCCGAGATCATCTTCCGCTACTACGACTGA
- a CDS encoding LLM class F420-dependent oxidoreductase codes for MIFGTFVPQGWKMELAGIADPQDKWAKAVEVAELAEQLGYDSVWVYDHFHNVPVPAHETVFECWTTLAAISQRTSRIRLGQMVGCASYRNPGLLAKITSNLDVISGGRLDWGIGAGWYDHEYRAYGYEFPPARDRIRMLRETVEIVKLMWSEADAHYDGEFFTIAGAQCDPKPLQQPHPPIWIGGGGEQLTLRVVARHADRSNFGGKPHEFAHKCEVLKEHCRAVGRDYDEILKTWSPEVFIREDEREIEAGGTRSFWGEPYDSWREGNLVGTPEQVYEKIKAYEALGVGGIVPWCSDYPETETLTLLAEKVMPELR; via the coding sequence ATGATCTTCGGAACCTTCGTGCCGCAGGGCTGGAAGATGGAGCTCGCCGGGATCGCCGATCCCCAGGACAAGTGGGCCAAGGCGGTCGAGGTCGCGGAGCTGGCCGAGCAACTCGGCTACGACTCGGTGTGGGTCTACGACCATTTCCACAACGTGCCGGTTCCCGCCCACGAGACCGTCTTCGAGTGCTGGACCACCCTGGCGGCCATCAGCCAGCGGACGAGCCGCATCAGGCTCGGCCAGATGGTGGGCTGCGCCTCGTACCGCAACCCCGGCCTGCTGGCGAAGATCACCTCGAACCTCGACGTGATCAGCGGGGGGCGCCTCGACTGGGGGATCGGCGCGGGCTGGTACGACCACGAGTACCGGGCCTACGGCTACGAGTTCCCCCCGGCTCGGGACCGTATCCGGATGCTGCGGGAGACCGTCGAGATCGTGAAGCTGATGTGGAGCGAGGCCGACGCCCACTACGATGGTGAGTTCTTCACCATCGCCGGAGCGCAGTGCGACCCCAAGCCGCTGCAGCAGCCGCACCCGCCGATCTGGATCGGGGGCGGGGGAGAGCAGCTCACGCTCCGAGTGGTGGCCCGCCACGCCGACCGCAGCAACTTCGGTGGCAAGCCGCACGAGTTCGCCCACAAGTGCGAGGTCCTCAAGGAGCACTGCCGGGCGGTCGGGCGGGACTACGACGAGATCCTCAAGACCTGGTCGCCCGAGGTGTTCATCCGGGAGGACGAGCGCGAGATCGAAGCCGGGGGCACCCGCTCGTTCTGGGGCGAGCCCTACGACTCGTGGCGAGAGGGGAACCTGGTGGGCACCCCTGAACAAGTCTACGAGAAGATCAAGGCCTACGAGGCGCTCGGGGTGGGCGGCATCGTCCCGTGGTGCTCGGACTATCCGGAGACCGAGACCCTCACCCTGCTGGCCGAGAAGGTCATGCCCGAGCTGCGCTGA
- a CDS encoding alpha/beta hydrolase, with product MRVRRCARLVAVGLLLATASCASDEPRPVVRGEPVPTTSAAPAPSAAPSPPPMPDPAPVRWQPCGELECGSVEVPVDYGDPDGGTIRLAVARRPAPDPGRRLGPLLVNPGGPGGSGIGFLESGSLAELTDRFDLVSWDPRGVGGSEPLECGAGHAGFLGLDPHPDTPEERAALEREAERLAARCGAEDPGLLANMDTTINAMDLEMIRRALGDEQLNYLGFSYGTLIGLEYARRFPSQLRALVLDGVVDPALTVEAMLTDQAVAMEQHLAEVSDLYDRVLARAETDPMVLADGRLVGPDVVVLAAIAATYRGDGRDELRRALLAADGGDARRLAVLADAYLTASDSFGAYLAVVCTDSPRPSGLDGWRAMADRVAQRAPRLGAAAVNEVLACGFWPIEPTRQPAPVAPRGLAPALVIGTTGDAATPYGEAVAVAANLPGAVLLTFDADGHTATGRSPCVAGAVRRYLERSELPEPGSVCG from the coding sequence ATGCGTGTCCGGCGCTGCGCTCGCCTCGTGGCGGTCGGGCTCCTGCTCGCCACGGCGAGCTGCGCCAGCGATGAGCCCCGGCCGGTGGTGCGCGGCGAACCGGTGCCGACCACCAGCGCAGCACCGGCCCCGAGCGCCGCGCCGAGCCCGCCCCCGATGCCGGACCCTGCGCCGGTCCGCTGGCAGCCCTGTGGCGAGCTGGAGTGCGGATCGGTGGAAGTGCCGGTCGACTACGGCGACCCCGATGGGGGCACGATCCGCCTGGCCGTGGCCCGCCGGCCGGCACCCGACCCCGGACGGCGCCTCGGCCCGCTGCTGGTGAATCCCGGGGGCCCCGGCGGCTCGGGCATCGGATTCCTCGAGAGCGGGAGCCTCGCCGAGCTGACCGACCGCTTTGATCTCGTGTCCTGGGATCCTCGGGGGGTTGGCGGCAGCGAACCCCTCGAGTGCGGCGCCGGCCACGCCGGCTTCCTCGGGCTCGACCCGCACCCCGACACCCCCGAAGAGCGAGCCGCCCTGGAGCGCGAGGCGGAGCGGCTCGCCGCCCGCTGCGGGGCCGAGGACCCGGGGCTGCTGGCCAACATGGACACCACGATCAACGCGATGGACCTGGAGATGATCCGGCGCGCCCTTGGCGACGAGCAGCTCAACTACCTCGGGTTCTCCTACGGGACGCTGATCGGGCTCGAGTACGCGCGCCGGTTCCCGTCCCAGCTACGGGCGCTGGTCCTCGACGGTGTCGTGGACCCGGCGCTCACCGTGGAGGCGATGCTCACCGACCAGGCCGTGGCGATGGAGCAGCACCTGGCGGAGGTGAGCGACCTCTACGACCGGGTCCTGGCCCGGGCCGAGACCGACCCGATGGTGCTCGCGGACGGCAGGCTCGTCGGCCCCGACGTGGTCGTCCTCGCCGCCATCGCGGCCACCTACCGCGGCGACGGGCGCGACGAGCTGCGCCGGGCGCTGCTAGCCGCCGACGGCGGCGACGCCCGCCGGCTGGCCGTGCTGGCGGACGCCTACCTCACCGCCTCGGACTCGTTTGGCGCCTACCTGGCCGTGGTGTGCACGGACAGCCCGAGGCCGTCGGGGCTCGACGGCTGGCGGGCGATGGCCGACCGGGTCGCCCAGCGCGCCCCCAGGCTAGGAGCGGCGGCGGTCAACGAGGTGCTGGCCTGCGGGTTCTGGCCCATCGAGCCCACCCGCCAGCCCGCGCCGGTCGCACCACGAGGCCTGGCTCCGGCGCTGGTGATCGGTACCACCGGCGACGCGGCCACGCCCTACGGCGAGGCGGTGGCGGTCGCCGCGAACCTGCCGGGCGCGGTGCTACTGACCTTCGACGCGGACGGCCACACCGCCACCGGGCGAAGCCCCTGTGTGGCCGGCGCCGTACGCAGGTACCTGGAACGATCGGAGCTGCCCGAGCCCGGCTCGGTGTGCGGGTAG